In a single window of the Arthrobacter sp. StoSoilA2 genome:
- a CDS encoding HNH endonuclease signature motif containing protein, with product MGSIGEIMARRAAMPGVAVRPRGLPRGSHTGPASGQAGCESPTAAAAAGGDSEKLRAMALLRGIEPKSFATLSEMDREGERVHGLEPLPFAGLGVDPEVEVDPGIRVDPEVSPVSRGLGGSLGLGSPLRHQGAPGLEDTLGLGDALGLGDALADSVGALESLRSVTVAGAPGFGFAEAAGFAGRVEDIARTVEYLQVIAAHAVERTRTRAQQARPSSAAGTGWQTGWTNPTPTGPNPATATATATATAARSDAAAGFNTAAGSATPAGFNAAAGSAVAAADAAAVADAAAVADDGYRNAAEFLRARLRIGIGEARRRLALASQVLPGTGIAGQHIPARREILAQALESTQIPTRSASIISAALDKVRLLTDEETITRMEHALTRTAAGSDPDFVLKMTKRWNDLIDQDGPEPSEEILRQLQGTFIRKPRHGLHHLEIFATTEQYETLTTAMNTATNPRLTTAHTNEPETSNTTDESNATGESNDSVNGNGGGNGDGGNEPAGPDLDRRSRAQKLLDGLVGACAVAMTTGKLPSNGGLRPQLAVTIDERDLFQRLTRTAPTRTTGTGTGADPQHPRLSSGSATFAGPIHPNTIRKIACDADILPVLLGSESRILDIGRTTRIFPPHIRKAITARDQGCAFPDCTMPAPWCEAHHITYWSHGGTTSTNNGTLLCSHHHHLIHKEDWRIDITTGVPWFIPPPHIDPKQTPRRNHHHTPLRT from the coding sequence ATGGGAAGCATTGGGGAAATCATGGCGCGACGGGCAGCGATGCCTGGCGTCGCGGTGCGCCCCCGGGGCCTTCCCCGAGGAAGCCACACCGGTCCGGCCAGCGGCCAGGCCGGCTGTGAAAGCCCGACGGCGGCGGCTGCGGCAGGCGGCGATTCGGAGAAGCTCAGGGCCATGGCGCTGCTTCGCGGCATTGAACCGAAATCCTTCGCCACCCTTAGTGAAATGGACCGTGAAGGCGAGCGTGTTCACGGCCTGGAACCACTGCCCTTCGCCGGCCTTGGGGTCGATCCTGAAGTTGAAGTCGATCCAGGAATTAGGGTCGATCCTGAAGTCAGCCCTGTTTCCCGGGGACTGGGCGGTTCCTTGGGACTTGGGAGTCCGCTAAGACATCAGGGCGCGCCGGGGCTTGAGGATACGCTCGGGCTCGGGGATGCGCTGGGACTTGGGGATGCGCTGGCGGACAGCGTTGGGGCCTTGGAAAGTCTGCGTTCCGTCACCGTGGCCGGCGCCCCGGGGTTCGGGTTTGCCGAAGCCGCGGGGTTCGCCGGGCGGGTGGAGGATATTGCCCGCACCGTGGAGTATCTGCAGGTCATCGCGGCGCACGCCGTGGAACGGACTCGCACCCGGGCCCAGCAGGCACGGCCCTCCTCCGCGGCGGGCACGGGATGGCAGACAGGCTGGACCAACCCCACACCCACAGGACCAAACCCCGCCACCGCCACAGCCACAGCCACAGCCACAGCTGCAAGGTCCGATGCTGCTGCTGGCTTCAATACTGCTGCTGGATCCGCCACCCCTGCTGGCTTCAATGCTGCTGCTGGATCCGCTGTTGCTGCGGCGGACGCTGCTGCGGTGGCGGACGCTGCTGCGGTGGCCGATGATGGCTACCGCAACGCCGCGGAATTCCTGCGGGCCCGTCTGAGGATCGGCATCGGCGAAGCCCGGCGCCGGCTCGCCCTGGCCTCCCAGGTCCTCCCCGGGACCGGAATCGCCGGGCAACACATCCCGGCCCGCCGCGAAATCCTGGCCCAAGCCCTCGAATCCACGCAAATACCCACCCGGTCCGCGAGCATCATCAGCGCCGCCCTGGACAAAGTACGGCTCCTCACCGACGAGGAGACCATCACCCGGATGGAACACGCCCTCACCCGCACCGCCGCCGGGTCCGACCCCGACTTCGTCCTGAAAATGACCAAACGCTGGAACGACCTGATCGACCAGGACGGCCCGGAACCCAGCGAAGAAATCCTCCGCCAGCTCCAAGGCACCTTCATCCGCAAGCCCCGCCACGGACTGCACCACCTGGAAATCTTCGCCACCACCGAACAATACGAAACACTCACCACCGCCATGAACACCGCCACCAACCCCCGACTCACCACCGCACACACTAATGAGCCCGAAACCAGCAACACCACCGACGAAAGCAACGCCACCGGCGAAAGCAACGACAGCGTTAACGGGAACGGGGGCGGGAACGGAGACGGCGGGAACGAACCAGCGGGTCCGGACCTGGACCGGCGTTCCCGGGCCCAGAAACTCCTCGACGGCCTCGTCGGAGCCTGCGCCGTCGCCATGACCACAGGGAAACTGCCCTCCAACGGCGGGCTCCGACCCCAGCTCGCCGTCACCATCGACGAACGCGACCTCTTCCAACGACTCACGCGCACGGCCCCCACCCGGACCACAGGCACAGGGACCGGAGCTGACCCGCAACACCCCCGGCTCAGCTCCGGCTCCGCCACCTTCGCCGGCCCGATCCACCCCAACACCATCCGCAAAATCGCCTGCGACGCCGACATCCTCCCCGTCCTGCTCGGCAGCGAATCCCGCATCCTGGACATCGGCCGCACCACCCGGATCTTCCCGCCCCACATCCGCAAAGCCATCACCGCCCGGGACCAAGGCTGCGCGTTCCCCGACTGCACCATGCCCGCCCCCTGGTGCGAAGCCCATCACATCACCTACTGGTCACACGGCGGCACCACGTCAACCAACAACGGCACCTTGCTCTGCAGCCACCACCACCACCTCATCCACAAAGAAGACTGGCGCATCGACATCACAACAGGGGTTCCGTGGTTCATCCCGCCACCCCACATCGACCCCAAACAAACACCCCGACGCAACCACCACCACACACCCCTCAGAACATAA
- a CDS encoding cupin domain-containing protein translates to MDITAKTTSTKGPSGLFTGEVYFDVIAKGDEPSRLRVNIVRFAPCARTAWHTHAAGQTLYVTDGVCLVQARGGEVKVARQGDTIYTPPGEWHWHGAAPDHFMSHLAMWETTGASDGSETTWGELVSNEEYGYPG, encoded by the coding sequence ATGGACATTACCGCCAAAACCACAAGCACCAAGGGACCATCAGGGCTCTTCACCGGCGAAGTCTACTTCGACGTCATCGCCAAGGGAGACGAGCCCTCCCGACTGCGGGTGAACATCGTCCGCTTCGCACCGTGTGCGAGAACGGCGTGGCACACCCACGCGGCTGGACAGACGCTCTACGTGACCGACGGTGTGTGCCTGGTGCAGGCGCGCGGAGGCGAGGTCAAGGTGGCCCGTCAAGGTGACACCATCTACACACCGCCGGGCGAGTGGCACTGGCACGGTGCTGCTCCGGACCATTTCATGAGCCACCTTGCCATGTGGGAAACCACCGGAGCCTCCGACGGTTCCGAAACAACCTGGGGCGAGTTGGTATCTAACGAGGAGTACGGCTATCCCGGCTGA
- a CDS encoding helix-turn-helix transcriptional regulator — MDNRTETRDFLSTRRAKITPEQAGLAAYGGNRRVLGLRRGEVAMLAGVSVEYYTRLERGNLSGVSDSVLESLANALQLDDAERAHLLDLARAANDGGRLRRRPVRKQSIRQGVQLTLDAITHSPAFVRNGRLDILATNALGRALYSESYDNPSGPPNLARFLFLDPRSHDFYTDWERAANDTVAIMRTEAGRDPYDRGLTDLVGELSTRSEEFRVRWASHNVRQHYTGKKQFRHPIVGDLHMLYEAFELSADDGLTMTIYNAEPGTGTEDALQLLASWAATTLASEPGTPEPGHDLRATKRN, encoded by the coding sequence ATGGACAACCGTACCGAGACGCGCGATTTCCTCTCGACACGAAGAGCGAAGATCACCCCCGAACAAGCTGGGCTTGCCGCCTATGGCGGCAACCGGCGCGTCCTGGGGCTCCGCCGAGGCGAAGTTGCCATGCTTGCCGGCGTCAGTGTTGAGTACTACACCCGCTTGGAGCGGGGGAACCTCTCAGGCGTCTCGGATAGCGTCCTCGAATCGCTCGCCAATGCCCTGCAACTGGACGACGCCGAACGGGCGCATCTCTTGGACCTCGCCCGTGCGGCCAACGACGGCGGCCGGTTGCGGCGTCGGCCGGTACGGAAACAATCCATCCGGCAGGGCGTCCAACTCACATTGGACGCAATCACCCATTCACCGGCATTCGTGCGCAATGGCCGGCTCGATATCCTCGCTACCAACGCCTTGGGCAGGGCACTGTACTCGGAAAGCTACGACAACCCTTCCGGACCACCCAACCTTGCCCGCTTCCTCTTCCTCGATCCCCGCAGCCATGACTTCTACACCGATTGGGAACGGGCCGCCAACGACACGGTGGCCATTATGCGGACCGAGGCCGGGCGGGACCCATACGACCGTGGACTCACAGACCTCGTAGGCGAGCTGTCCACCCGCAGCGAAGAATTCCGTGTGCGCTGGGCTTCGCACAACGTCCGGCAGCATTACACCGGCAAGAAACAATTCCGTCATCCGATCGTCGGGGACCTGCACATGCTCTACGAGGCGTTTGAGTTGTCCGCTGACGACGGCCTGACCATGACCATCTACAACGCGGAGCCCGGCACCGGGACTGAGGATGCCCTGCAACTGCTTGCGAGTTGGGCTGCCACCACGCTTGCCTCTGAACCCGGCACGCCTGAACCCGGCCACGACCTCCGCGCGACGAAACGCAACTAA